The Micrococcales bacterium genome includes a region encoding these proteins:
- a CDS encoding 2-phospho-L-lactate transferase has protein sequence MRITVLAGGVGAARFLQGLRAAHPQDEITVIGNTADDIWLHGLKVCPDLDTVMYTLGGGIDADRGWGRSHETYSVLTELDAYDFPPLWFTLGDRDIATHVVRTQLLSAGYGLDQVTAALCRRWQPGVQLLPMTNDRVETHVVVDTADGRTAIHFQQWWVQHRAALPAHAFRLIGIDDAQPAPGVLDAIRRADVIVLPPSNPVVSIGPILAVPGIREAVATGPAPVVGVSGIVGGRPVKGMADTCLAVIGVSADAASVAAHYGAREGGGILDGWVYETGDPEPSGIRGALATSTLMTDIDAAAGLARSAVGLVT, from the coding sequence ATGCGGATCACGGTGCTGGCCGGAGGGGTCGGGGCAGCCCGTTTCCTGCAGGGTCTGCGGGCCGCCCATCCGCAGGATGAGATCACCGTCATCGGCAACACCGCCGACGACATCTGGCTGCACGGGCTGAAGGTCTGCCCCGACCTCGACACGGTGATGTACACACTCGGCGGGGGCATCGACGCAGACCGTGGCTGGGGCCGCTCACACGAGACGTACAGCGTCCTGACCGAACTCGACGCGTACGACTTCCCACCGCTGTGGTTCACCCTCGGCGACCGCGACATCGCCACCCACGTGGTCCGGACCCAACTGCTCAGCGCCGGTTACGGCCTCGACCAGGTCACCGCCGCGCTGTGCCGGCGGTGGCAGCCGGGCGTGCAGTTACTGCCGATGACCAACGACCGCGTGGAGACTCACGTCGTCGTCGACACCGCCGACGGCCGCACAGCCATCCACTTCCAGCAGTGGTGGGTGCAACACCGCGCCGCCCTGCCCGCGCACGCGTTCCGCCTCATCGGCATCGACGACGCCCAGCCCGCACCTGGCGTGCTCGACGCGATCCGGCGCGCCGACGTGATCGTGCTGCCCCCGTCGAACCCGGTCGTGAGCATCGGGCCGATCCTCGCCGTGCCCGGCATCCGGGAGGCCGTTGCCACCGGGCCGGCCCCGGTGGTCGGTGTCTCCGGGATCGTCGGCGGGCGCCCGGTCAAGGGCATGGCCGACACCTGCCTGGCCGTCATCGGGGTGTCCGCCGATGCGGCGTCCGTCGCGGCCCATTACGGCGCCCGCGAGGGCGGTGGGATCCTCGACGGCTGGGTGTACGAGACCGGCGACCCGGAACCCTCCGGGATCCGCGGCGCGCTGGCCACCTCCACCCTCATGACCGACATCGATGCCGCTGCCGGACTCGCGCGGAGCGCCGTGGGGCTGGTCACGTGA
- a CDS encoding bifunctional FO biosynthesis protein CofGH: MGGPQTLQETGCPDPSGQHRDPHATNLSKTPPDGRAYALLVTLRRALARAERAASLDVGEVAQLLSATGADLETLCTVAAGMRDRARDTVTYSPKVFIPVTRLCRDRCHYCTFATDPASLRREGHGPYLEIEQAVAIAAEGARAGCAEALLTLGDRPEDRWPVARAWLDERGYDSTLDYVRAVAIAVLEQTGLLPHANPGVMTWEQMARLRPVAPSMGMMLETTSQRLHTTPGAVHFGSPDKDPQVRLRVLQDAGRLAVPFTTGLLIGIGETLAERAESLLALRSVQRQFHGVQEVIIQNFRAKPGTAMAGVADCGPEEYLAAVATARVVLGSAVHVQAPPNLTDAEELHQLLAAGIDDWGGVSPVTVDHVNPERPWPSIEVLRRVTQEAGLHLAARLTVHPEFLARGDAWLDPRLHPFVSALADDRGLLADGARPRGRTWQQESDYGSFAAGGAGRTDLALTIDIRGRDTDRRSDFDTAFGSWDALSVTPSGQVGTGDFADALALAGEDPGALADPANEPLALALLAATGEQVAQVAQVADELRRRRVGDDVTYVVNRNLNFTNVCYTGCRFCAFAQRESDADAFTLAPDEIARRVREAWDAGATEICMQGGIHPRLPGTAYFDLARTVKQAAPGIHLHAFSPMEIVNGATRCDLSVRDFLQELRDCGVDSIPGTAAEILDDDVRWVLTKGKLPTATWIDVISTAHEVGLRSSSTMMYGHVDTPVHWVRHLRTLREVQERTGGFTEFVGLPFVHQNAPLYLAGKARPGSTAREDLLVTALARLLLDGAIVNIQVSWVKLGPAGAADLLRAGANDLGGTLMEETISRMAGSAHGSAVSVEQLRDMADRAGRPARQRTTTYAAVDRVS; the protein is encoded by the coding sequence ATGGGCGGCCCGCAGACCCTGCAGGAAACGGGCTGCCCCGACCCCTCCGGCCAGCACCGTGATCCGCATGCGACCAACCTTTCGAAGACCCCGCCCGATGGGCGCGCGTACGCTTTGCTCGTGACTCTACGTCGGGCCCTCGCGCGCGCAGAACGGGCCGCCTCGCTCGATGTGGGGGAGGTGGCGCAGTTGCTCTCGGCGACCGGTGCCGACCTCGAAACGCTCTGCACGGTCGCCGCCGGCATGCGTGACCGGGCCAGGGACACTGTCACCTACTCGCCGAAGGTCTTCATCCCCGTCACCCGACTGTGCCGCGATCGTTGCCACTACTGCACGTTCGCGACCGATCCGGCCTCGCTGCGGCGCGAGGGGCATGGGCCCTACCTGGAGATCGAACAGGCCGTGGCCATCGCCGCTGAGGGTGCCCGGGCCGGTTGCGCCGAGGCGTTGCTCACACTCGGCGACCGTCCCGAGGACCGCTGGCCGGTGGCCCGTGCCTGGCTCGACGAGCGCGGCTACGACAGCACTCTGGACTACGTCCGGGCCGTGGCGATCGCGGTGCTCGAGCAGACCGGCCTCCTACCGCACGCCAACCCCGGCGTCATGACCTGGGAGCAGATGGCGCGACTGCGCCCGGTGGCCCCCAGTATGGGCATGATGCTGGAGACCACCAGCCAGCGGCTGCACACCACGCCGGGGGCGGTTCACTTCGGGTCCCCGGACAAAGACCCGCAGGTGCGACTGCGGGTGCTCCAGGACGCCGGCCGGCTCGCCGTGCCCTTCACCACCGGGCTGCTGATCGGGATCGGGGAGACGCTCGCCGAACGCGCGGAATCGCTGCTGGCCCTGCGCAGCGTGCAGCGGCAGTTCCACGGGGTGCAGGAGGTGATCATCCAGAACTTCCGCGCCAAGCCCGGCACCGCGATGGCGGGGGTCGCCGACTGCGGCCCGGAGGAATACCTGGCCGCCGTGGCCACGGCCCGGGTGGTGCTGGGGTCAGCGGTGCACGTGCAGGCACCCCCGAACCTCACCGACGCCGAGGAGCTGCACCAGCTGCTGGCCGCCGGCATCGACGACTGGGGCGGGGTGAGCCCGGTGACGGTGGACCACGTCAACCCCGAGCGTCCCTGGCCGAGCATCGAGGTGCTGCGCCGGGTCACGCAGGAGGCGGGTCTGCACCTCGCGGCGCGACTGACGGTCCACCCGGAGTTCCTGGCCCGCGGTGACGCCTGGCTGGACCCCCGGCTGCACCCGTTCGTGTCCGCACTGGCCGACGACCGCGGGCTGCTGGCCGACGGTGCCCGGCCGCGCGGCCGGACTTGGCAGCAGGAGTCCGACTACGGCAGTTTCGCCGCTGGCGGGGCGGGCCGCACCGATCTGGCGCTCACCATCGACATCCGGGGCCGGGACACCGACCGGCGCAGTGACTTCGACACCGCTTTCGGCTCTTGGGATGCCCTGTCGGTGACTCCGTCCGGGCAGGTCGGGACCGGGGATTTCGCCGATGCGCTGGCGCTGGCCGGTGAGGATCCGGGCGCCCTGGCCGACCCGGCCAACGAGCCGCTGGCACTGGCACTTCTCGCGGCCACCGGCGAGCAGGTGGCGCAGGTGGCGCAGGTGGCCGACGAACTGCGGCGGCGGCGGGTGGGCGACGACGTCACGTACGTGGTGAACCGCAACCTGAACTTCACCAACGTCTGTTACACCGGCTGCCGGTTCTGCGCCTTCGCACAGCGGGAGTCCGACGCCGACGCCTTCACCCTCGCCCCCGACGAGATCGCGCGACGGGTGCGCGAGGCCTGGGACGCCGGGGCCACGGAGATCTGCATGCAGGGCGGGATCCATCCGCGGCTGCCCGGCACCGCCTACTTCGATCTCGCCCGCACCGTCAAGCAGGCCGCACCGGGGATCCATCTGCACGCCTTCAGCCCGATGGAGATCGTCAACGGCGCCACCCGCTGCGACCTGAGCGTGCGGGACTTCCTGCAGGAGTTGCGCGACTGCGGCGTCGATTCGATCCCGGGCACCGCCGCGGAGATCCTCGACGACGACGTGCGCTGGGTGCTCACGAAGGGCAAGTTGCCCACGGCCACCTGGATCGATGTCATCAGCACCGCGCACGAGGTGGGCCTGCGGTCGAGTTCGACGATGATGTACGGCCATGTCGACACCCCCGTGCACTGGGTGCGGCACCTGCGCACCCTGCGGGAGGTGCAGGAGCGCACCGGCGGGTTCACCGAATTCGTGGGCCTGCCGTTCGTGCATCAGAACGCCCCGCTGTACCTCGCGGGCAAGGCGCGCCCGGGCTCCACGGCCCGCGAGGACCTCCTCGTGACCGCCCTGGCCCGGCTGTTGCTGGACGGCGCCATCGTCAACATCCAGGTGTCGTGGGTCAAGCTCGGACCCGCCGGTGCCGCCGACCTGCTGCGCGCGGGGGCCAACGACCTCGGCGGCACCCTCATGGAGGAGACGATCAGCCGGATGGCCGGGTCGGCGCACGGATCGGCGGTCAGTGTGGAGCAACTGCGTGACATGGCCGACCGTGCGGGCCGGCCGGCCCGCCAGCGCACCACGACGTACGCGGCGGTCGACCGCGTCAGTTGA
- a CDS encoding WhiB family transcriptional regulator has product MQESIVRLPLAEVEELSWQERALCAETDPESFFPEKGGSTREAKRVCSSCEVRRECLEYALENDERFGIWGGLSERERRRLKRAAV; this is encoded by the coding sequence ATGCAAGAGTCGATCGTCAGGTTGCCGTTGGCCGAAGTGGAAGAACTCAGCTGGCAGGAACGTGCGCTGTGCGCCGAGACCGACCCAGAATCGTTCTTCCCGGAGAAGGGTGGTTCCACCCGGGAGGCCAAGCGCGTCTGCTCCTCGTGCGAGGTCCGCCGGGAATGCCTGGAGTACGCACTGGAGAACGATGAGCGCTTCGGCATCTGGGGCGGGTTGTCCGAGCGTGAGCGCCGCCGTCTGAAGCGCGCCGCGGTCTGA
- a CDS encoding peptidase gives MLMRVGHRSEHAPAHGDGADVRVSVSWSSEPAARKRLRRRDRRNRGIRGPLAPRAVPVARSRAQRFDEQVLLAWDRLVGGNPELQFIEIAVSDVPEPDHPALAVFDPADAGYSARITVYRWALELRAGTPAALQGLICDVLAEEAAAFLAVSPQALDSGYPRV, from the coding sequence ATGTTGATGCGCGTCGGTCACCGATCCGAGCACGCACCCGCCCACGGCGACGGTGCGGACGTCCGCGTCAGCGTCAGTTGGTCTTCCGAGCCGGCAGCCCGCAAGCGCCTGCGCCGCAGGGACCGTCGCAACCGTGGCATCCGCGGGCCACTGGCGCCGCGGGCGGTGCCCGTCGCCCGCAGTCGGGCGCAACGCTTCGACGAGCAGGTCCTGCTGGCCTGGGACCGACTGGTCGGCGGCAACCCCGAACTGCAGTTCATCGAGATCGCAGTCAGCGACGTGCCGGAGCCCGACCACCCCGCGCTGGCCGTGTTCGATCCCGCGGACGCGGGGTACTCGGCCCGCATCACCGTCTACCGTTGGGCGCTGGAACTGCGCGCCGGGACCCCGGCGGCCCTCCAGGGGCTGATCTGCGACGTCTTGGCCGAGGAGGCGGCGGCGTTCCTCGCCGTGTCGCCGCAGGCCCTCGACTCCGGATACCCGCGTGTCTGA
- a CDS encoding DUF3499 domain-containing protein, giving the protein MNTRSCSRPSCRRPAVSTLTYVYADSTAVLGPLATFAEPHSYDLCEEHSVRLTAPRGWDVVRLEPDPSALEPSQDALQALADAVRSAAQPTPQAPADPEPGQVTVGGKGHLRVLRPIE; this is encoded by the coding sequence GTGAACACCCGCAGTTGCTCGCGGCCCTCGTGCCGGCGACCGGCCGTGTCCACGCTCACGTACGTCTACGCGGACTCCACTGCGGTGCTCGGCCCGTTGGCCACGTTCGCCGAACCCCACTCCTACGACTTGTGTGAGGAGCACTCCGTGCGCCTCACCGCCCCGCGGGGGTGGGACGTGGTGCGCCTGGAGCCGGACCCTTCGGCCCTGGAGCCGTCCCAGGACGCGCTGCAGGCGCTCGCCGACGCGGTGCGCTCAGCGGCGCAGCCGACCCCGCAGGCCCCGGCCGACCCGGAACCCGGACAGGTCACCGTCGGCGGGAAAGGCCACCTGCGGGTGCTGCGCCCCATCGAATAA
- a CDS encoding phosphomannomutase/phosphoglucomutase, with the protein MSQSTAGYPAELVSAVIKAYDVRGLVDEQLTPAFVTAVGRAFVEALGLRDSGAVVVGHDMRDSSPGFARAFAEGVTSHGVDVTLIGLCSTDGLYFASGRLDLPGAMFTASHNPAAYNGIKLCLAGAAPVGQDSGLSDIADLLISGIPEYDGPVGRIGEREMLDEYADYLVGLVPALQRPLRIAVDAGNGMAGLTAPVVLGRLPVAVEPLYFDLDGSFPNHEANPIDPANLVDLQRAVRNSGADLGLAFDGDADRCFLVDERGELVNPSTLTALIATQELARVPGAPVIHNLITSRAVPEIIAENGGVPVVTRVGHSFIKATMAQTGAVFGGEHSGHFYFRDFWRADSGMLAALHVLSSLAATPVGTTLSQVLEPYSRYVLSGEINTEVADQAGAMAAVRDHFAGRDVTFSDLDGLSVDGGTWWVNVRPSNTEPLLRLNVEAPDSAQMEQLRDEVLAVYRDGDHAGGQ; encoded by the coding sequence ATGAGCCAGTCAACAGCCGGTTACCCGGCCGAACTCGTGTCCGCGGTCATCAAGGCCTACGACGTCAGAGGGCTCGTCGATGAACAGCTCACACCCGCGTTCGTGACGGCCGTGGGCCGGGCGTTCGTCGAGGCACTGGGCCTGCGCGACAGTGGCGCGGTGGTCGTCGGCCATGACATGCGGGACTCCTCCCCGGGCTTCGCGCGGGCATTCGCCGAAGGGGTCACCTCCCACGGGGTGGACGTCACCCTCATCGGCCTGTGCTCCACGGACGGGCTGTACTTCGCCTCCGGGCGCCTCGACCTGCCCGGGGCCATGTTCACCGCCAGCCACAACCCGGCGGCCTACAACGGGATCAAGCTGTGCCTGGCCGGCGCGGCCCCGGTCGGTCAGGACAGCGGGCTCTCCGACATCGCTGACCTGCTCATCAGCGGCATCCCCGAGTACGACGGTCCGGTGGGCCGCATCGGCGAACGCGAGATGCTGGATGAGTACGCCGACTACCTGGTGGGACTGGTGCCCGCGCTGCAACGGCCGCTGCGGATCGCCGTCGATGCCGGCAACGGGATGGCCGGGCTGACCGCACCGGTGGTGCTGGGCAGGCTTCCGGTGGCCGTCGAGCCGTTGTACTTCGACCTCGACGGATCCTTCCCGAACCACGAGGCGAACCCCATCGATCCGGCCAATCTTGTGGACCTGCAGCGTGCGGTGCGGAACTCAGGTGCCGACCTCGGCCTGGCCTTTGACGGTGACGCCGACCGCTGCTTCCTCGTCGATGAGCGCGGAGAACTGGTCAACCCGTCGACGCTGACGGCGCTGATCGCCACCCAGGAACTCGCCCGCGTGCCCGGCGCGCCGGTGATCCACAACCTCATCACCAGCCGGGCCGTGCCGGAGATCATCGCCGAGAACGGCGGAGTTCCCGTGGTGACCAGGGTCGGGCACTCGTTCATCAAGGCCACCATGGCCCAGACCGGGGCGGTGTTCGGCGGGGAGCACTCCGGGCACTTCTACTTCCGGGACTTCTGGCGCGCCGACAGCGGGATGCTGGCGGCGCTGCACGTGCTGTCCAGCCTGGCGGCCACGCCGGTGGGCACGACGCTGTCGCAGGTGCTCGAGCCGTACAGCCGGTACGTGCTGTCCGGGGAGATCAACACCGAGGTGGCCGATCAGGCCGGCGCGATGGCCGCGGTGCGTGACCACTTCGCCGGTCGGGACGTCACCTTCTCCGATCTCGACGGGCTGTCCGTCGACGGTGGCACGTGGTGGGTCAACGTGCGGCCGTCGAACACCGAGCCCTTGCTGCGGCTCAACGTGGAGGCCCCGGACTCGGCACAGATGGAGCAGTTGCGCGATGAGGTGCTCGCCGTCTACCGCGACGGTGACCACGCGGGCGGGCAATAG
- a CDS encoding mannose-6-phosphate isomerase: protein MSLDDTLLDDPEELVAIDPQRMLASTAAAGAAIRVALAVDGDHALGPLTAQGRPRSLCVVGAGGSSAPGEVLAAVAGRGSPVPVFAFGGPTLPGWVGPMDLVVAVSASGRTPEILSFIGEAQRRGSAVLGIGAADSPLQEVCTDARGVSFWPVSRRSPMHDEQKARSLLWALSAPLLLLAGDLGLVAGAREGLAAAAQRLDSRAIECGVGVATSDNPAKSLTLHLTAGLPLVWGSGDVGAVAARRLGRQLAENADWPSVVGALPEAARTHAGLLAGPWAGQADEVDIFRDRTLDDQLQPRMRAVLVRDAMEHPDTAAMAEAVVQTCERLGVSYQVVSAVAGHPIEQLADLIAVMDFASIYAALMQRRDPSSSAEDIDPRFGRTRPTGGG, encoded by the coding sequence GTGAGCCTCGACGACACCCTCCTCGACGACCCTGAGGAACTGGTTGCCATCGACCCCCAGCGGATGCTGGCGAGCACCGCTGCTGCCGGTGCGGCCATCCGCGTCGCGCTCGCAGTCGACGGTGACCACGCCCTGGGTCCGTTGACAGCCCAAGGGCGGCCTCGCAGTCTGTGCGTCGTGGGTGCCGGTGGGTCCAGCGCACCGGGAGAGGTGCTGGCCGCCGTCGCAGGTCGCGGTTCGCCGGTGCCGGTCTTCGCCTTCGGGGGTCCCACGCTGCCGGGGTGGGTGGGACCGATGGACCTGGTCGTGGCTGTGTCGGCCTCCGGGCGGACCCCGGAGATCCTGTCGTTCATCGGCGAGGCGCAACGCCGTGGCAGTGCCGTGCTGGGGATCGGCGCGGCCGATTCACCGTTGCAGGAGGTGTGCACCGATGCCCGCGGAGTGTCCTTCTGGCCGGTGTCGCGGCGCAGCCCGATGCATGACGAGCAGAAGGCGCGCTCCCTGCTGTGGGCGCTGTCGGCGCCGCTCTTGCTGCTCGCCGGCGATCTGGGTCTGGTGGCCGGTGCCCGGGAGGGCCTGGCTGCCGCAGCCCAGCGCCTGGACTCCCGCGCGATCGAATGCGGGGTGGGGGTCGCTACCTCGGACAACCCCGCCAAGTCGCTGACCCTGCACCTGACCGCCGGACTGCCGCTGGTGTGGGGCAGTGGGGATGTCGGTGCGGTGGCTGCGCGCCGGCTCGGGCGGCAACTCGCGGAGAACGCCGACTGGCCCAGTGTGGTGGGGGCCTTACCGGAGGCTGCCCGCACGCACGCGGGGCTGCTGGCCGGGCCGTGGGCGGGCCAGGCGGACGAGGTTGACATCTTCCGCGACCGGACTCTCGACGATCAGCTCCAGCCGCGCATGCGGGCGGTATTGGTCCGCGACGCCATGGAACATCCCGACACCGCGGCCATGGCCGAGGCCGTCGTGCAGACTTGCGAACGGCTCGGGGTGTCCTACCAGGTCGTGTCGGCAGTGGCCGGTCACCCCATCGAGCAGTTGGCCGACCTGATCGCCGTGATGGATTTCGCGAGCATCTACGCGGCCCTGATGCAGCGCCGCGATCCGTCGTCCAGCGCCGAGGACATCGACCCGCGGTTCGGGCGGACCCGGCCGACCGGGGGAGGGTGA